One region of Streptomyces subrutilus genomic DNA includes:
- the dapA gene encoding 4-hydroxy-tetrahydrodipicolinate synthase, whose translation MAPISTPQTPFGRVLTAMITPFTADGALDLDGAQRLAVHLVDAGNDGLIVNGTTGESPTTTDAEKNDLVRAVLEAVGDRAHVVTGIGTNDTRHTLELAREAERTGAHGLLAVTPYYSKPSQEGLYRHFTAIADATGLPVMLYDIPGRSGVPIETETLVRLAEHPRIVANKDAKGDLGRASWAIVRSGLAWYSGDDMLNLPLLSVGAVGFVSVVGHVVTPDLRAMLEAHLDGDVQKATEIHQKLLPVFTGMFRTQGVMTTKGALNLQGLPAGPLRLPLVELSAEETEQLKRDLAAGGLQL comes from the coding sequence ATGGCTCCGATCTCGACTCCGCAGACCCCCTTCGGGCGGGTCCTCACCGCCATGATCACGCCGTTTACGGCGGATGGCGCACTCGACCTCGACGGCGCGCAGCGGCTCGCCGTGCACCTGGTGGACGCAGGCAACGACGGCCTGATCGTCAACGGCACCACCGGTGAGTCGCCGACCACCACCGACGCGGAGAAAAACGACCTCGTACGAGCCGTCCTGGAAGCCGTCGGAGACCGCGCCCACGTGGTCACCGGCATCGGTACGAACGACACCCGCCACACCCTCGAGCTCGCCCGCGAGGCCGAGCGCACCGGCGCCCACGGCCTGCTGGCCGTGACCCCGTACTACAGCAAGCCGTCGCAGGAGGGCCTCTACCGGCACTTCACGGCGATCGCGGACGCCACCGGCCTGCCGGTCATGCTCTACGACATCCCCGGCCGCAGCGGTGTCCCGATCGAGACGGAAACCCTCGTCCGGCTGGCCGAGCACCCCCGTATCGTTGCCAACAAGGACGCGAAGGGCGACCTCGGCCGTGCCAGCTGGGCCATCGTGCGCAGCGGCCTGGCATGGTATTCCGGAGACGACATGCTGAACCTGCCGCTCCTGTCGGTCGGCGCGGTCGGCTTCGTCTCCGTGGTCGGCCACGTGGTCACCCCCGACCTGCGCGCCATGCTGGAGGCCCACCTGGACGGCGACGTCCAGAAGGCCACCGAGATCCACCAGAAGCTGCTGCCGGTCTTCACCGGTATGTTCCGCACCCAGGGTGTGATGACCACCAAGGGCGCGCTGAACCTGCAGGGCCTGCCCGCGGGCCCGCTGCGGCTCCCGCTGGTCGAGCTGAGCGCCGAAGAGACCGAACAGCTCAAGCGCGATCTCGCCGCCGGCGGGCTACAGCTCTGA